The following coding sequences lie in one Monomorium pharaonis isolate MP-MQ-018 chromosome 1, ASM1337386v2, whole genome shotgun sequence genomic window:
- the LOC105831098 gene encoding probable 28S ribosomal protein S16, mitochondrial, which translates to MPRLPLHPSSGTGIITPFGKAIRLVRYGCTNRPFYHIVVMDTKLTQRKPPIEQIGVYDPLPNVHNEKLVSFNYERIQYWIAKGAQVSTPVADLLGLAGYLPIHPRTYMRAWRNRKTLEESKNAKKHVC; encoded by the exons atgccTCGACTACCTTTACATCCTTCATCTGGGACAGGTATTATTACGCCATTCGGTAAGGCGATACGTCTAGTTCGTTATGGGTGCACTAATAGACCGTTTTATCATATCGTCGTAAtggat ACAAAATTGACACAGAGAAAACCACCAATAGAGCAAATCGGCGTCTACGATCCGCTACCAAATGTACACAATGAAAAATTAGTGTCCTTCAATTATGAAAGAATACAATATTGGATCGCCAAAGGTGCACAAGTGTCTACACCCGTTGCAGATTTATTAGGACTAGCTGGATATTTACCTATACATCCAAGAACATATATGAGAGCGTGGAGAAATCGTAAAACTTTAGAGGAAAGTAAGAACGCTAAAAAACATGTGTGTTAA